DNA sequence from the Fuscovulum ytuae genome:
GATCGCGTGAGCCGCGTCGATGGTGATCTGGTCATTGGTGCGGTCGCGCTCTTCGATCCCCAGATCGTAATAGTGCAGATCGACATCCAGATAGGGCAGGATCAGCTTTTTCTTGATGAAGTCCCAGATGATCCGGGTCATCTCGTCGCCGTCGAGTTCGACGACGGGGTTTGCCACCTTGATCTTGGTCATGCCCTTGGCCCTTTCGGAAAATGGATTCGGCTGCGGCGGTGCATAGAGCAAAACGCGGGCTTTGGGAAGATTTGTATGCAACGGCATACCGAAATGTCGCGGGCCGGAAGCGAGGGTTGACGGAACTCTCCCTGCGGTTGATCGTTCAGGAGAGGGTGTTGAAGGGTTGGTAATGAAGCATATTGCGATTTTTTGTGATGGGACCTGGAACCATCTGGACGCGGCAGAGCCCACGAATGTCGCGATCCTGTCGAAGAACGTGCCGCCCGTGACAACGGACGGGGTGGTGCAGCGGGCGATCTATTTGCCGGGGGTCGGGACGCGGCGGGAAAAGGCCGGGATCATCGAGACGGCAGTGGATCGGGTGACGGGGGGTGCCTTCGGCTGGGGTCTGAACGCGCGGCTGGAGGCGGCCTATCGCGAGGTGGCGGAAGAGTATCGGCCGGGGGATCGGCTGTTTCTGTTCGGCTTTTCGCGCGGGGCCTATATGGCGCGGTCGCTGGCGGGGCTGTTGCGGACCTGCGGGTTGCCTGTGGAGGCGACGAAGGGCCGGATCGGCGAGGCGATGGAGCGCTATCGCCGCCGTGCGCCAGGATCGCACCCGGATGCGCCTGATCCTTTGCGATTTCGCGCCGCCTATTCGCCGATGCTGGCCACCAGCGAGACGGACCGAATGGTCCGGCCCGGCCCGGTGGCGATGCTGGCGGTGGATTATCTGGGGGTGTGGGACACGGTGGGGGCGCTGGGTGTGCCGGACCAGTTCGCGGGCTTGGCGGGATTTTTCAACGGGAAATACAAATTCCACGACTTGCGGCTGTCGAGCATGGTGAAAGCGGCGCGTCATGCCGTGGCGATTGACGAGCGGCGCAAGACCTTTCCCCCGACGCTATGGGAGAACCTGACCGATCTGAATGCGGGCGAGGGGGAGCGGCCCTATCGGCAGGAATGGTTTCCGGGCACGCATGGCGGCGTGGGCGGCGGCGGGCCGATCCGGGGCCTGTCGAATGCGGCGCTGTTGTGGATCGTGGAGGGGGCCGAGGCGGCGGGGATGCAGGTTTCGCCTGCAATGAAGGCAGCGGCTCAGGCGGGGGTGCAGATCGATGCGCCTTTGGACAATCACCCGCCGTCACACAGCCCGGTGGCGCGGATGCTGTCGCGGAATGCGGCGGATCGGGCACCGCCGCCCTCGCTGAGCGCTATTTCTGATCTGGCGCGTGAAAGGTGGCGGTTGCACGGCTATCGCCCTGTGCCGCTGCGCCCCTTTGGGCCACGCTTGGACCCTGCTGTGATGCCGGAGGAGTGGGGTTAGGCGAAAAAGGGGGCGACCTTGGCGCGGACCCAATCCCAAAGGGCAGGGGCACCGCGCGCGACTTTGGACCCGACGCGGGTATCGAGCTGATCCAGCGTCACGTTATAGGTGATCCATGTCCCACCGCCCGATTGCAGATTGGCCATGACGGGCTGCACGCGGTCGAGGCTTTTGGCGAAACGGGCATCGGGTGTTTCGGCGGCCTCGAATTCATCCCAGAGGGCGCGGAACCGGGTGGCGAGGTCGGGCGGCAGCAGGCCGAAGATGCGGTCGGCGGCGCGCTGTTCGGCCTCTTGCGTCTCGGTCGAGGCATGGGCTTTGCCATTGGCGGAATGAATGGGGACATCGCCCACGTCAATTTCCACAAGGTCGTGGAGCAGGAGCATCTGGATGACGCGGGTGATATCGACCCCCGGTTCGGCCTGATCGGCGAGGGTCAGGGCATAGAGCGCAAGGTGCCAGCTGTGTTCGCCGGAATTTTCGCGGCGTGAGCCATCGCAAAGCGTGGTGGCGCGGAGGACGGACTTCAGGCGGTCCGCCTCGTTCAGAAAGGCGAATTGCGCGGCGAGGCGGTCGTCGGGCGTCATCAATGGCCGCTATCGGCCCCGCGTGGGGCGGCGGGCGCGGCGGTGCCAGACCGTTTGGCGGCCAGCGAGCGGGCAAGGAAATCGCGCCCGCGCTTTTCGGCCAGCCGAACGCGGACAGCGGTCATGAAGGCCTCTTGCGTGGTGGGCGACAATTCACCCAGCACCTTGGACATCTTTTCGTAAAACCGATCATCACCAAGTTCACCCTGCGCCTCAAGGACATCCTTGGCGAGCGCATCGGCAAGTTCCTCGATCACGCGCATCAGCGAGAGCCTTCGGTCAGGCGGCGGCGGACATATTCGCTGACCGTGTCGATCATCGGTTTCATATGCGCCTCTTCATCCTTGAAGAAGTGATCCGCGCCTTCGATTTCCTTGTGGGTGATCGTGATGCCCTTTTGTTCGTGCAATTTGTTCACCAATTGCTTGGTGTCCTTGGGCGGGGCGACACGGTCGGCAGAGCCGTTGATGATCAGGCCCGAGGAGGGGCAGGGGGCGAGGAAGGAGAAGTCGTAAAGGTTCGCGGGTGGCGCGACCGAGATGAAGCCTGTGATTTCCGGGCGGCGCATCAGAAGCTGCATCCCGATCCATGCACCGAAGGAAAAGCCCGCGACCCAGCAATGTTTCGCGTTCTGGTTCATCGATTGCAGGTAATCCAGCGCCGAGGCCGCATCGGAAAGTTCGCCGATGCCTTGGTCATATTCGCCCTGGCTGCGGCCCACGCCCCGGAAGTTGAAGCGCAGGACCGTGAAGCCCAGATTGTAGAAGGCGTAATGCAGGTTATAGACGACCTTGTTGTTCATCGTGCCGCCATATTGCGGATGCGGATGCAGCACGATGGCTATGGGCGCGTCACGGTCTTTCTGGGGATGGTAACGGCCTTCGAGACGGCCTTCGGGGCCTGCGAAAATCACTTCGGGCATGCGTGTCGCGCCTGTCTTTCCTTGAGCGATTGTTGACGGCTTCGCTCGGACAATTTAGAACCATTCCAAAGCGCGGCCCTCAGGGCGCGGTTCGGGGTCGGTCTGGAGGTAATGGGCCGAAAACCCCGCGTCAATGTTTTTGGAGGGGTGTCGCCATGAAACTCTCGACCAAGGGGCGTTATGCGATGGTGGCGCTGGCCGATTTGGCGCTGGCGAAAGGCGATGATCTGGTGTCGCTGGCCGAGGTGGCGAAGCGGCAGGATATCAGCTTGCCCTATCTGGAGCAGTTGTTTGTCAAGCTGCGCCGCGCAGGGCTTGTGGAGGCGGTGCGGGGACCGGGGGGCGGCTATCGGCTTGCGCGCAGCCCCGATGCGATCCGCGTGTCGGATGTTCTGGAGGCGGTGGAAGAGACGGTCGATGCGCTGCATACGGGGGCGGGCGTGTCCGGCGGGCTGTCGGGGACCAAGGCGCAGAGCCTGACCAATCGGCTGTGGGAGGGGTTGAGCGCGCATGTCTATGTGTTTTTGCACCAAACCCGGCTTTCGGATGTGATCCGCAACCAGATGACGCCTTGCCCCGCGGTGCCTGCGCTGTTCCGGGTGGTGGATGAAGATGCGTGACCAGTCCTGTGGCGTTCCGCCGGGGCGGTCGTCGGAATTAAGTATTTGGGCCAAGGTGAACCATGGGGTCTAGGGTCTATCTGGACTGGAACGCGACGGCGCCTTTGCGGGGCGAGGCGCGGGCGGCCATGATTGCCGCGATGGATGTGGTGGGGAACCCGTCATCGGTGCATGCCGAAGGGCGCGCGGCGCGGGCGCTGGTGGAGCGCGCACGGGCGCAGGTGGCGGCGGCGGTTGGCTGCAAGCCAGCGGAAGTGGTGTTCACCTCTGGGGCAACAGAAGCGGCGGCGGTGCTGGGCCGGTTGCCGGTGGCGCGGGTGGAGGTTGACCCTACGGCGCATGATTGCCTTTGGTCGCAGCGGCGCGATGGGGAGGGCAGCCGGGCCATAGGCTGGGGTTATGCCAATAATGAGACAGGGGTGATTGCCGAGCCGTCTGCGCGCGAGGATGGCGCGCCCCTGATGCTGGATATCGTGCAGGCGGTGGGGAAGGTGCCGTTTTCCTTTGCCTGGAGCGGGGCGGAGATGGCGGTGGTGTCGGCCCATAAGTTCGGCGGGCCAAAGGGGATTGGCGCGTTGATCTTGCGGGATGGGGTGGAGGTGACCCCCGCGCTGACCGGGGGCGGGCAAGAGATGGGGCGGCGGGCCGGGACCGAGAATATCATCGGCATCGCCGGTATGGGCGCGGCGGCCGAGGCGGCGGCGCGCGATCTGGCCGATGGGGTCTGGGACGAGGTGGCCGAACTTAGAAATATTCTAGAAAGCGCATTGTCCTCGGTGGCAAACAATACTATTTCCGTCGGGAATGATATGCCTCGGCTGCCCAACACGCTGTGCCTGATCGCGCCCGGCTGGAAGGGCGAGACGCAGGTGATGGCGATGGACCTTGCCGGTTACGCCATTTCGGCGGGATCGGCCTGTTCGTCGGGCAAGGTGCGGCCAAGCCGCGTGTTGCTGGCGATGGGCCATGACGAGGCGCAGGCGGCACAGGCGATCCGCGTATCGCTGGGGCCGGGTGTGACGAAAGAAGAGGTGCTGCGCTTTGCCGATGTTTGGTCGGCGCAGTATCGCAAGGCCCTGAGCCGGGCTGCATGACGTGGAAAGACCGGGGCGCTTGCCCCGCCGTGGAGATGGACCGATGACCGAAGCCGCACTGAAGGACGCAAGCATCCGCGATGGCGTCGATCGTGAGACGATCGAAACCGTGCAGGCCATGGCCGGGAAATACAAATACGGCTGGGAAACCGAGATCGAGACGGAATATGCGCCGAAAGGCCTGTCGGAGGATATCGTCCGGCTGATTTCCGAAAAGAACGGCGAACCCGAATGGATGCTGGACTGGCGTCTTGCGGCCTATCGGCGCTGGGTGAAGATGGAAGAGCCCCGCTGGGCGATGCTGAATTACCCGGAAATCGACTATCAGGACCAGTATTACTACGCCAAACCCAAGAGCATGGCCGTCAAGCCGAAGTCGCTGGATGAGGTGGACCCGAAGCTTTTGGCGACCTATGCCAAGCTGGGCATCCCTTTGAAGGAGCAGGCGCTGCTGGCAGGGGTCGAGGCACCCGAGGGCGAGCGGAAAGTCGCGGTGGATGCGGTGTTCGATTCCGTGTCCGTGGGCACCACTTTCAAGGCGGAACTGGCCAAGGCGGGCGTGATCTTTTGTTCGATCAGCGAGGCGGTGCGTGAGCATCCGGAGCTGGTGAAGAAATATCTGGGGTCGGTTGTGCCGCAATCGGACAATTTCTTTGCCACTTTGAACAGCGCCGTATTTTCGGACGGGTCCTTCGTCTATATCCCCGAAGGTGTGCGCTGCCCGATGGAGCTGAGCACCTATTTCCGCATCAATGCCGAGAATACGGGGCAGTTCGAGCGGACGCTGATCGTTGCCGAAAAAGGATCTTACGTCTCATATCTGGAGGGCTGCACCGCGCCGAAGCGGGACACCCACCAGCTGCATGCGGCGGTGGTTGAGATTGTCATCCTTGAGGATGCCGAGGTGAAATATTCGACCGTGCAGAACTGGTATCCCGGCGATGAGGAAGGCCGGGGTGGCATCTACAACTTTGTCACCAAGCGGGCCGATTGCCGGGGGGCACGGTCCAAGGTGATGTGGACCCAAGTTGAAACGGGGTCGGCGATCACATGGAAATACCCGTCCTGCATCCTGCGCGGCGATGACAGCCAAGGCGAGTTCTACTCCATCGCCATCGCCAACAATGCCCAGCAGGCGGATACCGGCACCAAGATGGTGCATCTGGGCAAGAACACGAAATCGCGGATCGTCTCCAAGGGGATTTCGGCGGGTCGGGCGCAGAATACCTATCGGGGGCTTGTCAGCATGCACCCGAAGGCCACGAATTCGCGCAACTATACGCAATGCGACAGCCTGCTGATCGGCGACAAATGCGGGGCGCATACGGTGCCTTACATTGAGGTGAAGAACAACTCGTCGCGCGTGGAGCATGAGGCGACCACGTCCAAGGTGGACGAAGACCAGCTGTTCTATTGCCGGTCGCGCGGGATGGATGAGGAAGAGGCGGTCGCGCTGGTGGTGAACGGCTTCTGCAAAGAGGTGCTTCAGGCACTGCCGATGGAGTTTGCGCTGGAAGCCCAGAGCCTTGTGGCGATCAGCCTTGA
Encoded proteins:
- a CDS encoding DUF2235 domain-containing protein gives rise to the protein MKHIAIFCDGTWNHLDAAEPTNVAILSKNVPPVTTDGVVQRAIYLPGVGTRREKAGIIETAVDRVTGGAFGWGLNARLEAAYREVAEEYRPGDRLFLFGFSRGAYMARSLAGLLRTCGLPVEATKGRIGEAMERYRRRAPGSHPDAPDPLRFRAAYSPMLATSETDRMVRPGPVAMLAVDYLGVWDTVGALGVPDQFAGLAGFFNGKYKFHDLRLSSMVKAARHAVAIDERRKTFPPTLWENLTDLNAGEGERPYRQEWFPGTHGGVGGGGPIRGLSNAALLWIVEGAEAAGMQVSPAMKAAAQAGVQIDAPLDNHPPSHSPVARMLSRNAADRAPPPSLSAISDLARERWRLHGYRPVPLRPFGPRLDPAVMPEEWG
- a CDS encoding alpha/beta hydrolase, whose product is MPEVIFAGPEGRLEGRYHPQKDRDAPIAIVLHPHPQYGGTMNNKVVYNLHYAFYNLGFTVLRFNFRGVGRSQGEYDQGIGELSDAASALDYLQSMNQNAKHCWVAGFSFGAWIGMQLLMRRPEITGFISVAPPANLYDFSFLAPCPSSGLIINGSADRVAPPKDTKQLVNKLHEQKGITITHKEIEGADHFFKDEEAHMKPMIDTVSEYVRRRLTEGSR
- a CDS encoding cysteine desulfurase family protein, with protein sequence MGSRVYLDWNATAPLRGEARAAMIAAMDVVGNPSSVHAEGRAARALVERARAQVAAAVGCKPAEVVFTSGATEAAAVLGRLPVARVEVDPTAHDCLWSQRRDGEGSRAIGWGYANNETGVIAEPSAREDGAPLMLDIVQAVGKVPFSFAWSGAEMAVVSAHKFGGPKGIGALILRDGVEVTPALTGGGQEMGRRAGTENIIGIAGMGAAAEAAARDLADGVWDEVAELRNILESALSSVANNTISVGNDMPRLPNTLCLIAPGWKGETQVMAMDLAGYAISAGSACSSGKVRPSRVLLAMGHDEAQAAQAIRVSLGPGVTKEEVLRFADVWSAQYRKALSRAA
- a CDS encoding HD domain-containing protein, with amino-acid sequence MTPDDRLAAQFAFLNEADRLKSVLRATTLCDGSRRENSGEHSWHLALYALTLADQAEPGVDITRVIQMLLLHDLVEIDVGDVPIHSANGKAHASTETQEAEQRAADRIFGLLPPDLATRFRALWDEFEAAETPDARFAKSLDRVQPVMANLQSGGGTWITYNVTLDQLDTRVGSKVARGAPALWDWVRAKVAPFFA
- the sufB gene encoding Fe-S cluster assembly protein SufB, encoding MTEAALKDASIRDGVDRETIETVQAMAGKYKYGWETEIETEYAPKGLSEDIVRLISEKNGEPEWMLDWRLAAYRRWVKMEEPRWAMLNYPEIDYQDQYYYAKPKSMAVKPKSLDEVDPKLLATYAKLGIPLKEQALLAGVEAPEGERKVAVDAVFDSVSVGTTFKAELAKAGVIFCSISEAVREHPELVKKYLGSVVPQSDNFFATLNSAVFSDGSFVYIPEGVRCPMELSTYFRINAENTGQFERTLIVAEKGSYVSYLEGCTAPKRDTHQLHAAVVEIVILEDAEVKYSTVQNWYPGDEEGRGGIYNFVTKRADCRGARSKVMWTQVETGSAITWKYPSCILRGDDSQGEFYSIAIANNAQQADTGTKMVHLGKNTKSRIVSKGISAGRAQNTYRGLVSMHPKATNSRNYTQCDSLLIGDKCGAHTVPYIEVKNNSSRVEHEATTSKVDEDQLFYCRSRGMDEEEAVALVVNGFCKEVLQALPMEFALEAQSLVAISLEGSVG
- a CDS encoding Rrf2 family transcriptional regulator; the encoded protein is MKLSTKGRYAMVALADLALAKGDDLVSLAEVAKRQDISLPYLEQLFVKLRRAGLVEAVRGPGGGYRLARSPDAIRVSDVLEAVEETVDALHTGAGVSGGLSGTKAQSLTNRLWEGLSAHVYVFLHQTRLSDVIRNQMTPCPAVPALFRVVDEDA